The Mugil cephalus isolate CIBA_MC_2020 chromosome 8, CIBA_Mcephalus_1.1, whole genome shotgun sequence genome segment CAGGGAGGGACAATAGAAAAGTTTTGGCACTGCTTGACGACAGCATCATCGCACAACACGTGGGAGATTGTCTGGGATTATGTATGTATGGCTACTACGGCTATTGTGTCTGAAATATGTGCATAGATCAGCAGAGGATGAATGTAGGTACATGATGTACAGCCAGGCACCGTGATGAGAACAGTGTATGTAACTGGATGTCACAAACTTCTTGCACATCACGTACAGAGTGGGCGGCGCCAAGCTAGTGCTCTATAGGTGATGCACAAGAAGATGTAGTAACATGCCGTTTGGATATCATTGTGGGACGTGTCAACCAGAAGAAAAAACCTCTGCGTGTGATTGTATTGGTCCTACAACAAACTGGAGTCATGTTTAAATGAATAAGGCTAAAATTTTGGTTTTAAACTGCACATATGTTATAGAGAAAaagcattaaatattcacaataAACTAAAGAAGAAACAGTCTAGGTTACGGTTAAGAAATATTCTACAGTTCATCTGTCATAAGTCCTACAGGGATACTTTTGGCTGTTTGAAATACACTTAAAAACCGTCACCTTTTAACCTGATAGTAAGCAAATATTTGATTATTTACACATCCAAGAGTTGTGGAGACAAAATGAGGCTAACATATGTCCAGTATTCACTGCTTGTTGCTCTGTTCTCTTGCGGTCTCTGATGAAAATGTCTAGCTctcaaagtgaaagtgaaaagagTCCCATATGTCGAGCTGATCCATGCATTGAGTCATCTGAAAACAATgcatgagaaaaacacaagaaaatactACAAATACAGAAAACTCTCAGGTGATATAACCAAAACCTGATCTGTCTCTTAAAGAAAACTGCTCATTCTTGTAGAATTCATCCATCACCAGAGGCGTTCAGGGAAGCTAAGATCACCCTCACACAGCGCATGTCAAAAAGTCCACCATGTGAAGTCTCAGTGTCCCGGCCGACCTTCTTTCTGCTGACCACGGGCTATTCCTGCGCTGTGTTTTGCCACTTGACAGTGACTCCTTTCTCGTCTCTGTATCCCCTCAATCCGCTCTCTTCACAGTTCCTTTCCCCCTCAGCCTTTAACACTCGGTCTCGGATCTAAATTTAGGCCACGTGAACCCGACACTACAGAACATGTGATTCGAATGTCAACGTGTGTCCTTCTCCAGGTTCAGCCTattaaaactcaaataaaagtCGACGTGGTTGCCCGTGTTGTACCAACACATtgtgtttatatacacacacacgcacgctaaTGCCAGTCATGGAAGAGTGATACTTTCGTTAGCTGCAGCCAAACGCCTGCCCAGACCGAGGGACCAAAGGTCAAAATGACAGCTGTAAAATCAAAACTATAAACTAAAAGCAAAAGGATGTGGTtatcaacaataaaataaatccagacaAATAAAATCTCTAAATCACTGTATGTTAAAAACGGTATATACAGtgaatttgcattttatcaAATAGTTGAATAGAATAATATAGAAAGAGAATAGAAAAGAGAAATTTGCGTGTCCAGTTGCTTGTACACAAGCTACTAGACGCTACAGCTACTGTagttgtgttctattagttaTAACCACAGTATGAAACTGTACTAAAaccttttcatttctgttcaaattgttcagtttattgtttagGAAATGGTTTAattgcacaaaacacaatctCTGCTTAATTCTTGCTATTGGGAAAATGATGTTTGTCTCAGTAtaaatggatgaaatgtctGCAACCTGAATTTTCAAACGTGAGGCCAGTGTGCGAGATATTGTAACTCAGCATATGTCTAAATGATAACGCAAACCTGCAGcgcttaataataataataataatatctggaATAAGACACAATTTATCTGACAGACCCCTTGCGAATAATGAGCAGATACCACTGTGAAAAACTGACAGTTACACAACTTAGAATCCAGATAACATGAAACCAAGACGTGTGTCAtataacatgtgtgtgtgtgtgagagtaagATAAGGTCAACTGCTGTAAAATGACACTAAAGCTTGCTAGAATGTAAAGTGTACAGCATAGCGCTATATTTGCTTCATAGTATGATCTGCTCAGCAGTCACTGTGTACAATGACAACACCGTGACTGCTGATGTGTGGTTATTTATTCCTCCCCACAACTTACCATGTAAATCATTAGTAAGATCTACTACCACTGTATGTAATGGGCAATGAGCAGATAATAATTACATAGGAGGGAGGTCACGTAGATAACGGCGCTACGCAGTCATTCATGGACATTGTTCCTCTTGACAAACACCACAGATAAGATGTTTAAACCAGATTTATGGCATCACGTCGCCTTGTCCCATAGGACGTTACAGCCACATGCTTCTGCTTCTGGTTTCCATTTCTCGTGAGTAGTCTATTGTGTGCAGGGAAACACGGTCTCAGTTTTACATTAATCCTAATGGGGTTGATTTTGTTCCATGAGAGTTcataaaaaatgcatcaaatcACAAGCTTTTCGGAAAAAATGGGAATATTATGGCACATACTAATGGCAAATACTAAAAATTACGCAAGTGAATGTAACTTTTATGGGGATATTTGTTTGcaggctgtttgtttttgtcaactaACGACTCACACAGGCCTGGGCTAGAATTAAAACCTTGGCCATGCCCTATCTGCGGTTGTCCCactcctgtgtgtctgtgactcgTATCTAACTGACAATCGTGCGATTGTTGACAAATAGTGTCACACAGATAAACCGATACGAGACCAACAACTTTCTTAAAACGAGACAGTTATGCCTTACCTTTAATTTTAGGGGTGGAGGGTGCAGAGTTTCACAGCGCTGGTCGATGCAGCAGCGGGTTACACTGAAGGGGAAAGCAGAGGCGACAGACTGGGCAGGCGCAAGTCAGACCCCCTGACTGAGGGCGGGGCGGTTGTGCAATTgacattgagaaaaaaaaacttagacTGCAGACTTTTTGTACGTTTTTACATATGTGAGTTGTGTTAGAATTATATCTGCAGACGGTGCAAGGGCTGAGTTTCTCTAAACATTAAAAGGAGGTGTGGCtgttcactcacacacacatttatatacacaGACTATAATTTCTtcatatgtgtttctgttttttttttttttttcatagactGTAGCACAATCGTGACATATATGCATTTAcctatatttttttaatctatttggGAGCCTTGACCTCTACCTAAATATACCTTCAATGATCATTGTCTTTGCTCAGACATATGTGTGTCAGGCAAACACAATTCTTAGGCTGCTTATACCTATGCGACACGTTCTAGCAACAAAGTGGTCATGTTTCATTTTGGGCTGAGAAAGTTAAGATCTGTTTCAATCGGGGGACTGGGTCTTGTAGCTGTGGCAAATTATAACGGGATCTTTACTGAACCTGAAAGACAATACTCAGGGAGACAATACCTTCCACCCCCGTCAACTAGgttaaagcagaaatacacCTGATAGAACTGCTCCTACAGCAGGGGGTGCGCCTCACGTTTGTCAGTATAACTACCCATTCAACCTTGGATTGTGAGTTATACATTACGCCTAAGAATATCCAATTTATAGACTTCATGTCTTGCCAATAAACACATGCGATTTCGATGCGATGGACTATTTTTGGGAAACACTTCTCTTCTATTGGGTCTGGTTCTATGTGCAGCTGCTTCGTTGCCATGGTGAGGAATACGGCAACAAGTGTTGATACCCCGGCGTCATCAATCCGCGTGAGCAAAATCTTCAACCGATAAACAGGTCAATATCAGAGGTAAACAAATTGAATCGATTCATTTAGTCAACTTCACCGCTTGCTATATGTTTTGGTCGAcgttaaattgtattttttttttgtggctaaAGACCCTCGTGTATTTCGTATCTGCGCAGGAGTCAACCTGTGTCCAGAAGCTACCTTTGCAACAAGCTTGGCAATAGCTACCGTTAGCGTTAGCCAACAGTGATTTTATCCATGTCTATTTTATTTACCTACCCACCCTGCATACTATTAACCTCAAATTGCTCAAATTATAATCCCACATTAATGCTGTTCTaccttgtcctattctgtggTTTAAAACCACTATGGGCTTATATTATTATACTTCTAAGCATCATATTTTGCTTATTAGGacacaataaatatatttattacgCCACCTAAGTTGTTCAGTGAGCACCAGTATTGTcgttaaataacaaaaaaagtgttttctttgcactttttatatattttttttatatttattggcTGATAATGCTACTGTGACTTTATTACATTTTGCAGCTTCAAATGTGTGAAGGACCTTCGTCAATATCTGGGCCAATCCCTCCAGACCCCTCCCTGTTTCCTCAGTACTACAGACGACCTTCCTCAGGTTAGATGCATTTACGTGGTTCTGGTGTATTAAAGCTACAGCAACACAACCTGGATTTCTGGCACTTTGGTGACCTCCTTCGCAATTTTACTTCCATGACATTCCATAACATtcatttaagataagataagataagataagataagataagataagataagatatgattttattcatttgagaTGTTTATTGTCCTGTgcacagtaaaaacagcagGTTAGAGCATACAATGTGATTCTTACTTTGGAAGTTACTAACAACagcaaattaaatcaaaaaccaaaaaaagctTCAGTTTCAGAAAGTGGTCTATGCCTCGTGCTGCTGTATATGAACCGTTCAGGAGTCTGATTGTTTGAGGGCAGAAACAGTTTTTGAGTCCTGTTGTCCATGATTTCACACTCCTGTAGCGTTTCCATGACGGCAGGATAGTGAAGAGGTTTTATTGTGGGTATGAATTGATGACAATGTTATAGGCTTTCCTGATAACACTGGGTCTTTAAAGGTCCTGTAATGAGTAGAAGGCTCCTCCCAAATTGAGTTGTGCAGTTTTTGTCACGCGTTGGAGATCGTTTATGTAATGCATTTTCCAAACCACACATGAGTACGGTGGTAATGAAACTCTCAACTATATTTGTCTTTGTTAGGACTGTTCAAACTCTTGAACACTCAACATTGTTATATGAAATGTacagtgtgttgtgttattgattttactctcctcctccagctcgaGGCCGTTTAGAGGGAAACAGTGATGGGACTTTGGCCCTGCTCTCGGGGCCATTTGCTCCAGATCCCATGTTGCACCCTGGCTGCTACAGTGCTCGTACCTCAACACATCGCCCCCGCATCGGCCCCAATGCCACCCATATTCTCGAACGAGGACAGAGAGGGGTTGTTGGGAACCTACTTAAACTGGATGGTGTCTCTATCTCCCCTGTTCCCAAACAGAGTAAGTGCAATTGATTTATCAGTActggtcattttgtttttaacaacagTGTTTTATATAGTGGTCCACCATTATCTCCTCAGTTGTATTACTGATCTTAACAAAGTCTGAATTCTTCTGAGCCACTTTTTTAGTTTCAACACAGCTAACATTATATCTTGCACATTCTAAAAAAAACCCTGCCTATAGTGATCTTAAATGATTGTGAGTATAATGTGTTAAAAACAGCTTTTGTTGCTTTGTCTTTTAGAACAGCGAGTACATGACTTTGGTAAAGAGAATGTACGTCGGCTTCGGGAGATCCAGCGACGCTGCAAAGAGCAGGAGGCTGAGAGAGCACAGTCCCGTCCTGTTCCAGTTAAAGCTCTTTGGACCTCCTCAAAATATCAGAATGTCCCATCCAGGGTGATGGCTCAGCTACAGGCAAGAGACATATCACTGAACAATACAAGGCCACGAGCTATTTTTACTCATATTTATAAACCAATCTATTACCTCCGTATAGGTTTCTTGTCCAACTGCTAAGCCACAATGTCAGAATTACCTGAAGGCCCATTCTAATGGTGTGTATGCCGCTGCCCCAAGACACCAGACCAAAACATCATCCTTATCGGCAGAACGCCGGGCCTCCTGCAACTCTACACAAGACCAGGACTTCCAAGTGAGAACTGTCAATACATGTATTTCTATCAGAATATGAGTGATTTCCCTTTCATCTCTTGCCCCAAAATGTTATAGTGAACAAgacttgttttttccttttttcaaaatgtcttGTAGTTACAGGTACAAGGCCAGGCCATTGACTTCATAAGGCATAATGCCCGGGCTGCAGGGAAAGCTGTGCTACGTCGGACCCAGTCATTGACAAGTCTTAAAGATAAGCCTGTGCCCAGTGCAATCAAAGGACAGGTGCCTCAGTAGTGagtaataattttctttttttaccctATTCATGATCAATTAGTCACTGTGGTAAAAACAGATAATGCTACTGCTATTTTCATTTCCTCGCTTATTGAAACCGATATACGCAGCCTTGAAGAAAGGAAGGAGCAGTGGCGtaaagagcaggaggagaagaggaggaacgcGCCTGATCCTACTGTCCCAGCTGGTCACTCTCTGATGCCTGAGAGCGAGAGACAGGAAACACTGAAGTCCCTGAAAGAAAGTACGCATCTGACGCTCCTTATTTCCTCAACAGGATGATGACAATACCTCAAAGCAACACGTGTAGTAGTACAACATGCACTGCGGTATTTGTCTCGCTAACTGTGTCGCCGCTCACTTTTCTTCCTCAGCCCACCGCTCCTTGGTGACAGAGCTGCTCTCACTCCCCCTCAAAGCGGACAGTCTCAGCGTTCGTTCACGGCGGGCTCAACTCGATTGTCGGCTTTCTGAAATTGAGGAGGCGATTAAAATATTCTCCAGAGACaaagtttatataaaaaatgactCCTAAGGCATAAGGAGGAAGATGACGAGGACGAGGAGTAAGATGAAAGGGGAGGAGATCATCCTGTAAATCCACTGCTTGAAATTTGTATTAATTTTGTCTTTGCATTGTGTCACATAACACTGAATTTTGTGAAACAGATGATCATGTTTATGTTGTGGAAGCATTTTGTacgctacaaaaaaaaagcattactaaaaacacaaaatacatacTGCTATTTAATGTACATTAGTCTTTTGCAAGTAAAAAGAGGAAGATACTCTGTAAACTAGACAAAACAATAACCATTAGCTCTCGTAGctcttgtttgtatttgtataaaacTTTGGTGAATATTTAGGTTTCTgtatgtgtacatttttttttaattctttaatatTAAGCTTACCAAGCACTGCATTGTGTACACAGTCGATATTGcatcaaataaattattttatttgtttgaaataaaaaatctaattttgagCATCAGTGACGTTTCTCTCTCGCCCCTCCCCCTCTACGTGTGTTCGTCATTGTTCGGCGTGAGCTAGCCTTAGCCAAGTTGCTAGTCAGAGGCTAGTTGAGAATAAAAGACGTCTaaacttcacacacacgcatataagTTCGCTTGACTTTCCACCGTACAGCTGAGAGTGTGT includes the following:
- the enkd1 gene encoding enkurin domain-containing protein 1; translated protein: MCEGPSSISGPIPPDPSLFPQYYRRPSSARGRLEGNSDGTLALLSGPFAPDPMLHPGCYSARTSTHRPRIGPNATHILERGQRGVVGNLLKLDGVSISPVPKQKQRVHDFGKENVRRLREIQRRCKEQEAERAQSRPVPVKALWTSSKYQNVPSRVMAQLQVSCPTAKPQCQNYLKAHSNGVYAAAPRHQTKTSSLSAERRASCNSTQDQDFQLQVQGQAIDFIRHNARAAGKAVLRRTQSLTSLKDKPVPSAIKGQVPQYLEERKEQWRKEQEEKRRNAPDPTVPAGHSLMPESERQETLKSLKETHRSLVTELLSLPLKADSLSVRSRRAQLDCRLSEIEEAIKIFSRDKVYIKNDS